Proteins from a single region of Paenibacillus sp. BIHB 4019:
- a CDS encoding MFS transporter, producing MNEKKKWDLSALATIPLIMTLANSMLIPILPLIQKKLHISSLQSSLIITVYAAISILCIPFAGYLSDRFGRKRIIVIGLCIAAVGGLISGLAAWLLHDHVYAFILAGRLIQGIGAAGAFPIVMPLVGDMYKSEEEVSNGLGIIETSNTLGKVLSPILGSALALIIWFLPLAVIPVISTVSIVAVIFLVKAPKQQNKTKLNFKNFLASLKDVFSENGKWLYVIFALGGSAMFIMFGFLYDLSSVLEESYHIEGIWKGALLAIPLSAICIASFASGKWIGKNKLKMKWFTVAGFVFIASAMLIGGLANTKSLFFLISLMFISGLGIGLVLPSLDALITEGIDKKQRGTITSFYSSTRFIGVACGPLVASMLLRHFEWLFYIFVAIAGVCCLIALFFIKPDQIKI from the coding sequence ATGAATGAGAAAAAGAAATGGGATTTATCGGCTCTCGCGACTATCCCGCTTATCATGACGCTTGCGAATTCCATGCTCATTCCTATCCTTCCTCTTATTCAAAAAAAATTGCATATCTCTTCCCTTCAATCCAGCCTCATTATTACAGTTTACGCTGCGATATCCATCTTATGTATCCCTTTCGCCGGTTATCTTTCCGACCGTTTCGGAAGAAAACGAATTATTGTCATCGGGCTGTGTATTGCGGCTGTCGGTGGATTAATTTCAGGTTTAGCAGCATGGTTATTGCATGATCATGTTTACGCATTCATTTTAGCAGGCAGGCTCATTCAAGGAATTGGAGCCGCTGGCGCATTCCCAATCGTTATGCCATTGGTCGGCGATATGTATAAAAGTGAGGAAGAAGTTAGCAATGGACTTGGCATTATTGAAACCTCTAATACTTTAGGCAAAGTTTTAAGTCCTATCCTAGGCTCTGCATTGGCGCTCATTATTTGGTTTCTGCCTTTGGCTGTCATTCCAGTCATTTCAACCGTGTCTATTGTAGCTGTTATTTTTCTCGTTAAAGCACCAAAACAGCAAAATAAAACAAAGCTCAATTTTAAAAATTTTCTTGCTTCCCTTAAAGACGTATTTTCTGAAAATGGGAAGTGGCTGTATGTCATATTCGCACTCGGCGGAAGTGCCATGTTTATAATGTTTGGTTTTCTTTATGATTTATCATCCGTCCTTGAGGAAAGCTATCATATAGAAGGTATTTGGAAAGGCGCACTGCTGGCCATCCCGCTCAGCGCTATTTGCATCGCTTCCTTCGCCTCGGGGAAATGGATTGGAAAAAATAAATTAAAAATGAAATGGTTTACCGTGGCCGGATTTGTATTTATCGCCTCAGCCATGCTGATTGGTGGATTAGCCAATACAAAGAGCTTATTTTTCCTCATATCTCTCATGTTTATTAGCGGCTTAGGCATCGGTCTTGTTCTACCCAGCTTAGATGCGTTAATTACAGAAGGAATAGACAAAAAACAACGTGGGACTATCACTTCTTTTTACAGCAGTACAAGGTTTATAGGCGTTGCCTGCGGGCCATTAGTCGCTTCCATGCTTTTACGTCACTTCGAATGGTTGTTTTATATTTTTGTAGCCATTGCTGGCGTGTGCTGCTTAATTGCATTGTTTTTTATAAAACCAGATCAAATTAAAATATAG
- a CDS encoding NtaA/DmoA family FMN-dependent monooxygenase (This protein belongs to a clade of FMN-dependent monooxygenases, within a broader family of flavin-dependent oxidoreductases, the luciferase-like monooxygenase (LMM) family, some of whose members use coenzyme F420 rather than FMN.), whose protein sequence is MTANRTLCIGLSLNATWTKGEGWRQPDSEVEKMGSIDYYINWAKMAEKSKLDFLFRADYLYVSPQMIGDTASYGSPDPTMMFAAIARETERIGLVTTISTTFNPPYVVARQLQSLHWLSNGRAGWNIVTSIEGAENFGDSPMPSPQERYAKAVEFTDVVRKLWDSFPQEAIVIDRKSGMFSDKDKVTAINHSSEFFSVKGPLTLPSHKSGTIPLFQAGASDIGRNFASSVANAIFAAMPDVESGVELRNDLRSRAAEHGRDPNAIRVLPGLYFFLADTHEEALELHKTAHANLSIERRHASLKSVLGLDISDLPLDQRVTAEMLPNPNQAVRSRTHAELLRRYITKYQPTVEEVLARPEVVGSAHWVSVGTVETVLNDIIERFEAGAIDGFIALPGGSEKSMEIFFEQLVPELVERGLFRSEYTGSTLREHLEIT, encoded by the coding sequence TTGACTGCAAATAGAACATTATGTATTGGTCTATCCTTAAATGCAACTTGGACGAAAGGCGAGGGCTGGCGGCAACCAGATAGCGAAGTAGAAAAAATGGGATCCATTGATTATTACATTAATTGGGCAAAGATGGCGGAGAAATCAAAACTCGATTTTCTTTTCAGAGCGGATTATCTATATGTCAGCCCGCAGATGATTGGCGATACCGCTAGTTATGGCAGTCCTGACCCTACTATGATGTTTGCTGCCATTGCCCGTGAAACCGAGCGAATCGGTCTCGTTACAACCATTTCTACGACTTTTAATCCGCCATATGTGGTTGCAAGGCAGCTTCAGTCTTTGCATTGGCTGAGCAATGGGCGCGCTGGCTGGAATATTGTAACCTCTATTGAAGGGGCAGAAAATTTTGGCGATTCCCCAATGCCTTCCCCACAAGAAAGATATGCAAAGGCAGTGGAGTTTACGGATGTTGTACGCAAGCTATGGGACAGTTTTCCGCAAGAAGCCATTGTTATTGACCGCAAGTCCGGCATGTTTTCTGATAAGGATAAAGTGACTGCCATTAATCATTCCAGTGAATTTTTCAGCGTAAAAGGCCCTCTTACTTTACCTTCTCATAAATCGGGAACGATTCCTTTATTTCAAGCCGGCGCTTCCGATATTGGGCGAAATTTCGCCTCTTCTGTAGCTAATGCTATTTTTGCGGCTATGCCGGATGTTGAGTCAGGAGTGGAATTAAGAAATGATCTGAGAAGCAGAGCCGCAGAGCATGGACGCGATCCGAACGCCATTCGAGTACTGCCAGGCTTATATTTTTTCCTAGCCGATACACACGAAGAAGCGCTGGAATTGCATAAGACTGCGCATGCGAATTTAAGTATTGAACGCAGACATGCCTCTCTGAAATCGGTGCTAGGTCTTGATATAAGCGATTTGCCTTTGGATCAACGCGTAACTGCCGAGATGCTTCCCAATCCTAATCAGGCCGTCCGCAGCCGGACACATGCTGAGCTGCTGCGCCGTTATATTACAAAATATCAGCCTACAGTGGAAGAGGTATTGGCAAGGCCGGAGGTTGTAGGCTCTGCCCATTGGGTATCTGTTGGAACGGTTGAAACGGTGTTAAACGATATTATTGAACGATTTGAAGCTGGAGCTATTGATGGATTTATAGCCCTTCCAGGCGGTTCAGAAAAATCTATGGAAATATTTTTTGAACAGCTGGTGCCGGAATTGGTTGAAAGAGGCTTGTTCCGAAGCGAATATACGGGAAGCACACTGCGTGAGCATTTGGAGATTACATAA
- a CDS encoding histidine phosphatase family protein, translated as MIIGLVRHGNTDWNKLGKIQGQTDIPLNERGVAQAVALANRLSEDQKLWDAVISSDLQRARETARIVADKLGIPLLAPDERLRERFYGDIEGTTEQERIARWGEQWRQAEVGQESDETVRGRGRSFVEEWRRGNPEGRLLVVTHGSFLAQLLDELCSGLEKQFLDNMSYSILQFNENEWESLLYNCSRHLQQLDQVGV; from the coding sequence ATGATAATAGGTCTGGTGCGTCACGGCAATACGGATTGGAATAAGCTTGGGAAAATACAAGGGCAGACCGATATTCCCTTGAATGAGCGGGGAGTCGCGCAAGCTGTTGCGCTCGCTAACCGACTAAGCGAAGATCAGAAGCTGTGGGATGCTGTCATTTCCAGTGATTTGCAGCGTGCCCGTGAGACAGCCCGAATTGTCGCGGATAAGCTGGGTATTCCGCTGCTTGCGCCGGATGAACGGCTGCGTGAACGTTTTTATGGCGATATAGAAGGAACGACGGAGCAGGAGCGAATAGCACGCTGGGGTGAGCAATGGCGCCAAGCTGAGGTTGGACAGGAGTCTGACGAGACTGTTCGCGGGCGTGGGCGTTCTTTTGTTGAGGAATGGCGGCGAGGCAATCCCGAGGGGCGCTTGCTTGTCGTCACGCATGGGAGCTTTCTCGCCCAGCTGCTGGACGAGCTCTGCTCGGGACTTGAGAAGCAGTTTCTCGATAATATGTCCTATTCGATTCTCCAGTTCAATGAAAATGAATGGGAATCCTTGCTGTACAATTGCAGCCGGCATTTGCAGCAACTTGATCAAGTCGGCGTTTAA
- a CDS encoding DUF2487 family protein, with product MKFSDVQEEQWEELRPYLDTCMLPVTGMNGEEQPYEATAALEGLRDVMDLIEIPFKGRVVTYPALHYVGAHAAVDMINDVCASLRASGFRYIIVATASGKLDLAHIQADLLLEPDQAGELPSGADVKERVSLMWNPKEPS from the coding sequence ATGAAATTTAGCGATGTGCAAGAAGAGCAGTGGGAAGAGCTGCGCCCTTATTTGGACACTTGCATGCTGCCTGTGACAGGCATGAACGGCGAAGAGCAGCCTTATGAGGCGACCGCTGCCCTGGAGGGTCTGCGTGATGTAATGGATCTGATAGAAATACCTTTTAAAGGACGAGTCGTCACTTATCCGGCGCTTCATTATGTAGGGGCCCATGCGGCTGTTGATATGATTAATGATGTATGCGCTTCACTTAGAGCATCGGGATTCCGATATATAATTGTAGCGACCGCATCCGGCAAGTTGGATTTGGCTCATATTCAGGCCGATTTGCTGCTGGAACCGGATCAAGCGGGCGAGCTGCCTTCTGGTGCCGACGTGAAGGAGCGCGTTTCGCTTATGTGGAATCCAAAGGAGCCATCCTGA
- a CDS encoding IDEAL domain-containing protein, with the protein MDKMKVTYEAMLSLAAEMALDEAVRKFRAERIYREIDQSLASGDEDTFYRLAKELNEMK; encoded by the coding sequence ATGGATAAAATGAAGGTAACGTATGAAGCGATGCTGTCGCTCGCAGCAGAAATGGCTTTGGATGAAGCGGTGCGAAAATTCCGTGCGGAGCGTATTTACCGCGAAATTGACCAGTCGCTTGCGTCTGGCGATGAGGATACGTTTTATCGCTTAGCTAAAGAATTGAACGAAATGAAGTGA
- a CDS encoding gamma carbonic anhydrase family protein, with amino-acid sequence MLLPYLGVRPTIHSSVYIGEGAKLIGDVTIGHSSTVWFNAVLRGDLAPINIGHSCNIQDGVVGHVNTNQPLILEDEVSIGHAAIIHGCTIGKGTLIGMGAIVLNGAQLGEYALVGAGSIVTENKKIPPYTLSLGSPAKVVRELTEDDLLRMKRTMESYVKKGEEYRIS; translated from the coding sequence ATGCTGCTACCTTATTTGGGAGTAAGGCCAACCATTCATTCCAGTGTTTATATTGGGGAAGGAGCGAAGCTGATTGGTGATGTGACAATCGGCCACAGCAGCACAGTATGGTTTAACGCTGTGCTTCGCGGAGATTTGGCTCCAATAAACATTGGACATAGCTGCAACATACAAGATGGAGTTGTCGGTCATGTGAATACGAACCAGCCGCTCATTTTGGAAGATGAAGTTTCCATTGGGCACGCGGCGATTATCCATGGCTGTACGATAGGCAAAGGCACATTAATTGGAATGGGGGCAATCGTACTTAACGGCGCGCAGCTTGGTGAATATGCTTTAGTAGGAGCCGGTTCGATTGTTACGGAGAATAAGAAGATACCACCCTATACGCTTTCTCTTGGTTCACCTGCTAAAGTCGTTAGAGAGCTTACAGAGGACGATTTGCTGCGAATGAAACGAACGATGGAAAGCTACGTGAAGAAAGGCGAAGAATATAGGATCTCTTAA
- a CDS encoding sigma-70 family RNA polymerase sigma factor: MTDSQLIREIKDGNIELYSELMSRYQRKILSFIFHMLKSAKLELLAEDLCSETFYKAYRSLHSFREVDASFSTWLYTIARNTVLSELRKQKAANLSLDESGIVPVTAPDAGPEQLVLRNERMAMVREAINNLPEKQRSALILREYDQMDYQEIASILGQTVSSVKSLLFRARASVKVQLEPYFGEALGVEEFEGMKTR; this comes from the coding sequence ATGACTGATTCCCAATTAATTAGGGAAATTAAAGATGGCAACATTGAGCTTTATTCAGAGCTAATGAGCCGTTATCAGCGCAAAATATTATCTTTTATTTTTCATATGCTCAAAAGCGCGAAGCTTGAGCTGCTGGCAGAGGATTTATGCTCGGAAACGTTTTATAAAGCCTATCGCAGCCTGCACTCGTTTCGTGAGGTGGACGCTTCTTTCTCCACGTGGCTTTATACGATTGCCCGCAATACCGTGCTTAGCGAGCTGCGCAAGCAGAAAGCTGCAAATTTGTCTCTGGATGAATCGGGTATTGTGCCCGTAACGGCCCCTGATGCAGGTCCGGAGCAGCTCGTGCTTCGAAATGAGCGAATGGCGATGGTTCGCGAAGCGATTAATAATTTGCCTGAAAAACAACGGTCCGCACTTATCCTTAGAGAATATGACCAGATGGACTACCAGGAAATTGCCAGCATTTTAGGGCAGACGGTCAGTTCTGTGAAATCCTTGTTATTCAGAGCCAGAGCCAGTGTGAAGGTGCAATTGGAGCCTTATTTTGGCGAAGCTCTCGGAGTGGAAGAATTTGAAGGGATGAAAACGCGATGA
- a CDS encoding binary toxin-like calcium binding domain-containing protein yields the protein MKAEKNAAETGSTGFSSFGLVGFYFRSTAFNELLLITQNKDSNLSLENTQLSSLCNIDNEQVQSARWLGFIKPPKTDEYIFYTPSNQDIMIQLDQATVELGSSVTLEQDKIYSLRMESRFAENTTTTVACELYWSYSGQNELISESCLLAPDYNNTVFFPQTSLFGDVADETTDSDQDGIPDDWEINGYAFIQPNIVKWDDAYQGTYPKYVSNPYQSHTVGDPYTDFEKASEQIDKAISKEAWNPLVAAYPVIGVGMEKLILSSNENFTTTENHTTGNSKTEANTEGSSFEIGKNKDGFFGGITPNYSHTTSTTNTSEDSSGTTTMINKGDSAYLNANVRYYNTGSAPMYQVTPTTNFVLDTDTIKTITAPPSNIGNSLTPNSTYPASGQNAIALTTVDGSEPITIDYDQLTKLQSGDSLILETTQTTGLFGTYENGTFVTPDTNVWDPYIVQIKASSGSFILDTGSEVFERSVAAKDYSNPNDYTPAITIGEAISIAFGATTQDNLIYYKDVPIYESAVELIYDADTATDIQEQLEASESNNIYDMKLKPGMNILIKCPEIYDNANGSYDNNVFDWSYTYSGQAGIEGKGYSTGGTSYGDWENLVIEQNTRYILSIYVKGFDAFEHQVKLGVGSGDISTFTHIQTYTVNNEWQRLELEFNPAVDNSKFTGVAIQSIDRSTIYFDDIAITKLNPEIIITEDTIKAAHTVKSWNIDESVNYVDGVYLHVEPDYVCEYKLVAADEDRGTHPRYAPDASGTLYVNYTEYNAGHGFSENTHSLVYAVYPGLSPVLVAEWVPS from the coding sequence ATGAAAGCAGAAAAAAATGCAGCAGAAACCGGGAGCACAGGGTTTTCCAGCTTTGGTTTAGTCGGTTTTTATTTTAGGAGCACAGCCTTCAATGAGCTCTTGTTAATTACACAAAACAAGGACAGCAATTTATCATTAGAAAACACGCAGTTATCCTCTTTATGCAATATAGACAACGAACAGGTTCAATCGGCCAGATGGCTTGGCTTCATTAAACCCCCAAAAACAGATGAATATATATTTTACACCCCTTCTAACCAGGATATTATGATTCAATTGGATCAAGCAACCGTCGAGCTGGGGAGCAGCGTAACACTGGAGCAAGATAAAATATATTCCCTTCGAATGGAAAGCCGTTTTGCGGAAAATACAACCACTACCGTTGCTTGCGAACTATATTGGTCTTACTCTGGGCAAAATGAGCTTATTTCTGAAAGCTGCTTGTTAGCACCAGACTACAACAACACCGTATTTTTTCCTCAAACAAGCTTGTTTGGCGACGTTGCTGATGAAACAACTGATTCAGATCAGGATGGCATACCGGATGATTGGGAAATAAATGGATATGCCTTTATACAACCCAATATTGTCAAGTGGGACGACGCTTATCAAGGAACCTACCCCAAATATGTATCAAACCCCTATCAATCCCATACCGTTGGTGATCCATACACTGATTTTGAAAAAGCTTCGGAGCAAATTGACAAAGCGATTTCCAAAGAAGCATGGAATCCTTTAGTTGCTGCCTATCCTGTTATAGGCGTGGGCATGGAAAAGTTGATATTATCGTCGAATGAAAATTTTACTACAACAGAAAACCACACTACCGGTAACAGTAAAACAGAAGCAAACACAGAAGGATCAAGCTTTGAAATAGGTAAAAATAAAGATGGATTTTTTGGCGGAATAACCCCCAATTACTCACACACTACGTCAACCACCAACACATCCGAGGATAGCTCCGGAACGACAACGATGATTAATAAAGGGGACTCCGCTTACCTCAATGCCAATGTAAGATATTACAATACGGGTTCAGCTCCCATGTACCAAGTAACCCCAACTACAAACTTTGTTCTGGATACAGATACGATTAAGACCATTACAGCTCCACCGAGCAATATTGGCAACTCTTTAACGCCGAACTCTACTTATCCTGCATCAGGTCAAAATGCGATCGCCTTAACTACTGTAGATGGCTCTGAGCCTATTACTATTGATTATGACCAATTGACCAAATTACAGAGCGGAGACAGCTTAATTCTGGAAACCACACAAACAACCGGCTTATTTGGAACCTATGAAAATGGTACGTTCGTCACACCGGATACGAACGTATGGGACCCCTATATTGTCCAAATTAAAGCTTCCTCGGGCAGTTTTATCCTTGATACGGGAAGTGAAGTGTTTGAAAGATCGGTAGCAGCAAAAGATTATTCGAACCCGAATGACTATACGCCGGCCATTACAATCGGAGAAGCCATTTCTATTGCATTCGGTGCAACTACGCAGGATAATTTAATCTATTACAAAGATGTACCTATCTATGAATCAGCTGTGGAGCTTATTTATGACGCGGATACCGCAACAGATATTCAAGAACAATTAGAAGCATCCGAGTCGAATAACATATACGACATGAAATTAAAGCCGGGGATGAATATTCTAATTAAATGTCCTGAAATTTATGATAATGCAAATGGTTCATATGATAATAATGTATTTGATTGGTCTTATACGTATTCAGGGCAAGCTGGGATAGAGGGAAAAGGATACAGTACAGGCGGTACCTCCTACGGAGATTGGGAAAATTTGGTTATAGAACAGAACACAAGATATATATTGAGTATTTATGTAAAAGGTTTTGATGCTTTTGAGCATCAAGTGAAATTAGGGGTTGGGAGTGGGGACATTTCTACATTTACTCATATTCAAACCTATACGGTAAATAATGAATGGCAACGACTTGAACTTGAATTTAATCCAGCTGTAGATAATTCTAAATTCACGGGAGTTGCAATACAAAGTATAGATCGCAGTACCATTTATTTTGATGATATAGCCATTACTAAATTAAATCCTGAAATCATAATAACCGAAGATACTATAAAGGCAGCTCATACAGTTAAGAGTTGGAATATAGATGAAAGTGTTAATTATGTTGATGGTGTTTATCTGCATGTTGAACCAGATTATGTTTGTGAGTACAAGCTAGTAGCTGCTGATGAAGATCGAGGTACCCATCCGCGATATGCACCAGATGCCAGTGGCACGCTTTATGTGAATTATACCGAATATAATGCAGGACATGGTTTTTCTGAAAATACTCATTCGTTGGTTTATGCAGTATATCCTGGGCTTAGTCCCGTGCTGGTCGCGGAATGGGTTCCAAGTTAA